From Aedes albopictus strain Foshan chromosome 1, AalbF5, whole genome shotgun sequence, one genomic window encodes:
- the LOC134287184 gene encoding uncharacterized protein LOC134287184 produces the protein MEYPCMMISAKQRFSEPCLVSAFVEKVHLKMEIDCGAAVSVISLTTYKKHFVHIRAHNCSSRLVVVNGQQLSIYGKIEVDVTANSIQHRVSLIILDGQINFVPLLGRNWLDIFYPNWRDNFGSNLKVNNLNENQQIPALGYEADLVLKEERPVFRKAYEVPFKLKDKVIEHLDSLEKQNVITPIKEYMQSSSESITDNSTSTNKYYDTHTYPERQTTPQ, from the exons atggaatACCCGTGTATGATGATATCGGCTAAACAAAGATTCAGCGAACCTTGTCTAGTTAGCGCTTTTGTAGAAAAAGTCCACCTAAAGATGGAAATCGATTGTGGTGCGGCAGTATCGGTGATCAGTTTAACGACATACAAAAAGCATTTTGTTCATATCAGGGCACATAATTGCAGCAGTCGTTTAGTCGTCGTGAACGGGCAACAACTGAGTATATATGGAAAAATTGAAGTTGATGTAACTGCAAATAGCATTCAACACCGTGTCTCCCTAATTATTTTAGACGGTCAAATCAATTTTGTTCCTCTGTTAGGTAGAAACTGGTTAGACATTTTCTATCCTAACTGGAGAGACAATTTTGGAAGTAACCTCAAGGTCAACAATTTGAATGAGAACCAGCAGATACCAGCATTGG GGTATGAAGCGGATCTCGTACTTAAAGAGGAAAGACCGGTATTTCGGAAGGCGTATGAGGTGCCCTTCAAACTGAAGGACAAGGTCATTGAACATTTGGATTCATTGGAGAAGCAGAACGTTATAACTCCGATTAAGGAATACATGCAAAGCTCATCGGAATCAATTACGGATAATTCCACCTCGACCAACAAGTACTACGATACGCATACCTATCCAGAGAGACAAACGACGCCGCAGTGA